The Nocardia vinacea genome contains the following window.
GGAAGAGGTGCTGTTCGCGGCCGCGCTCGCGGTGCGGGCGGTGCGTTCGGGTTCGGTCTGTCTGGAACTGCAGCGGATGCGCGAGATCGGCGTCGATGCCGATGAAACCTGGGATGCGGGTGCGGGAATCGATCCGGCGACGTTGCCGTGGCCGGATATCGATTCGGTGGTCGCCGCGCTGCGGGTCAGTCCACTGGTGTGTGGGGGACCGGCTGGTCCGTTGCAGCCGTTGCGGCTGGTCGCGGGGCCATTGCTCTATCTGGACCGCTATTACCAGCAGGAGCAGACGATCCGTCGCGTGCTCACCGAGCGTTCCGGACATCATCCGAAGGTGGATCCGGCTATCGTGCGCCGCGAACTCGACCGGCTCTTCGATGCCCCGGTCGGTGCGGCCCCGGACCGCCAGCGGATCGCCGCCGCACTTGCCGCGACGCACTGGACCACGGTGGTGGCGGGCGGGCCGGGTACCGGCAAGACCCACACCATCGCCCGCATCCTGGCTCTGCTCGACGCGCATCAGCAGGCGCATCCGAAGTTGCCCGCACTGCGCATCGCCATGGCCGCGCCCACCGGCAAGGCGGCCGCGCGACTGCAGGAAGCGGTACGCGAACAGGCTGAATCGCTCGCACTGCCGGAGCTGACCGCCGCAACCTTGCATCGTCTGCTCGGTTGGCAGCGCGGCCGGGCGACCCGGTTCCGGTACCACGAATTCAACCGGCTGCCCTATGACGTGATCGTGGTCGACGAGACCTCCATGGTGTCGCTGACCATGATGAGCAGTCTGCTGGCCGCACTGCGCCCGGATACCCGCCTGGTGCTCGTCGGTGACCCGGATCAGCTCGCCTCGGTCGACGCGGGCGCGGTACTCGCCGATCTCGTCGCCGGACCCGTTGTCGGCGAACCGAATCCGGTTCTGGAACAGGTGCTCGGTGCGGAATCCATTGCAGTCGACGGTAATCCGGAGGCGCTGACCGATCTGGAGCGAATCCGGCTGCGCGGCGGCATCGTCCGGCTGACCCGTGGCCGCCGCTTCGGGGGCAAGATCGCCGAACTCGCCGTCGCGGTCCGCGCGGGTGATGTCGAGACCGCACTCGCACTGCTGCGGGCGGGCGGTGAAGAACTCTCACTCTGTACTCCCGAGGACACCCCAGCCGTCCGCGCCGATGTGGTGCGCGCCGCCCGCGAGGTCACCGCGGCCGCCCTGGACGGCGATGCCGCGGCCGCACTGACCGCCCTCGAATCCCACCGCCTCCTGTGCGCGCACCGCCAAGGTCCCTTCGGCGTCGAACGCTGGGACCGCATGGCCGGCGAATGGGCCGCGGCCGGTGGCGCGGGGCCGGACTCGCACCAGGCACCGTGGTATCCGGGTCAACCCCTGCTGGTCACCGCCAACGACCACGAGGCGCGCATCTACAACGGCGATACCGGCGTCATTGTGCGTATGCCCGACGGTTCGTTGCGTGCGGCCCTGCAGCGCGGCAGCGAACCCTATCTGGTGCACCCGACGCAATTTCCGGCCGTGGTCACGGTCTTCGCCATGACCATCCACCGCAGCCAGGGCAGCCAGTACGACACCGTCTCGGTCGTCCTGCCCGAACCCGAATCCACCCTGCTCACCAGGGAACTGCTGTACACGGCCATTACCCGCGCCCGCCGCCACGTGCGCATCATCGGCACCGACGACTCCATCCGCGCCGCCATCGACCGCCGCGTCCTGCGTGCCAGCGGCCTGTCGCGCACCCCGGAGCCGCAGTGAGCCTGACCTGGGAATCTCACGTTTTCCGCGCCACCGACGTCTACCCAGCGTGAGATTGCCTCCGTTCGAGGAAGTGGTGGCCGAATACGGCCCGATGGTGCTGCGCGTGTGCCGGGCCGTGCTCGGTCCGACGGATGCGGCCGATGCCTGGTCGGAGACTTTTCTGTCGGCCCTGCGGGCCTATCCGGACCTCGACCCGAAGACGAATATCGAGGCGTGGCTGGTCACCATCGCGCACCGGCGCGCGATCGATGTGGGGCGCGCACTGACCCGCGCACCCGTTCCCGCCGAAACCCTGCCCGAACGCACCGCACGCGATGCCGACCCGGCCGATTACGACCCCGATCTGTGGGATGCGCTCGCGTCGCTGCCGACCAAACAGCGCCAAGCGGTGGCCTACCACTACCTGGCGGGACTACCACACGCCGAGATCGCTCAACTGCTGGGCAATTCGACCGACGCTGCCCGCCGCGCCGCCGCCGACGGCCTCAAAACATTGCGCAAGCTCTACCCAAAGGATCGAACATGATGGCCACTATCGACCGGGATCCGGACGGCCTCTTCGACGGCCTGAACCCGAACTCCGCCGAGATCCTGTCCCGATTGCGTCGACGGCTCGCCGCCGACGCCCAGGCCGCGGGCCTGCTCGACGTCGCCTACCGCACACTGGACACCCCCGTTGGTACCTTGCTGCTCGCGGCCACCCCTGTGGGCCTGGTGCGGGTCGCCTACCCCAACGAAAATCACGACACCGTGCTCGCTACACTCGCCGAGCGCATCAGCCCGCGCGTCCTGGCCGCCCCGGCGCGTCTAGATACCGCGGCACGTGAGATCGACGAGTACTTCACCGGTGCACGAACACAATTCGATCTGCCACTCGATCTGCGTTTGACCGTCGGATTCCGGCGCCAGGTGATCGAGCACCTGAGCGATATCGGCTACGGGCATCGCGAGAGCTACGCCGATGTCGCGGCGGCCGTTGGTAATCCGCGTGCGGTTCGCGCGGTCGGCTCGGCCTGTGCGCACAACCCGCTGCCGTTGGTCATCCCGTGCCATCGCGTGGTGCGCAGCGACGGGTCGATCGGCCAGTACGTCGGCGGCGTCACTGCCAAGACCACCCTGCTCACGCTCGAAGCGGCGTGAAAGGAGATATTATGAAAACCCTTGCCGCACTGGAGGAACGAGTCGAAGCGCAACAGTGGCACGATCTGATCGAGGAGATCGACGCCTACGGCTGCGCCCAGACCGGCCCGCTGCTGAGCCCGGACGAGTGCGCCGAATTCGCCGCCATGTGGGCGGATCTGGACCGCTTCCGGTCGACGATCGATATGGCCCGCTATCGATTCGGTCAGGGCACCTACCGGTACTTCGCCGATCCGGTCCCCACACCGATCATGCGGCTGCGCAGGGCTTTCTACCGCAAATTACTGCCCATCGCCCGCACCTGGGCCGACCGACTCGGCGACCCTACGCCATGGCCCGACGATTTCGACGATTGGCTCGCCGCCTGCCATGCCGCCGGGCAGGCAAAGCCGACGCCGATTCTGCTGCGCTACACCGAAGGTGACTGGAACGCGCTGCACCGGGACCTCTACGGCGAGCTCGTCTTCCCGCTGCAAGTCGTGATCGGCCTGGACCGCCCCGGCATCGACCACACCGGCGGTGAATTCCTCCTGGTCGAACAACGCCCCCGCGCGCAATCCAAGCCGACGGTCACCATCCTGGAACAGGGCCACGCACTCGTCTTCACCACCCGAGATCGGCCGACCCCATCGTCGCGCGGTTGGTCCCGTGCTCCGATTCGCCACGGCGTCAGTCGAATTCGCAGCGGCCACCGACACACCCTGGGCCTGGTCCTGCACGACGCCGTATGAGATGTACACCCTGACCGGCGCCGACGGCCGCCCGTATCCCAGCCCCACCCCGGGCCGATACGGCGGTCACCGGCGCGGGAAGCTGTACGGCCGCCTCGACTGCCCCTCGGCCGTGCGGGCCTTGGCGCGCGGCCACTACCGCGCCCACCGTGTCTTCTTTGCCGACGAACAAACCGCTATCGCCGCCGGTTACCGACCGTGCGCGATCTGCCTGCCCGCCGCGTATGCGGCATGGAAAGCCCGCTCCGGCAGATGATCTCACGTTTCGGTGCTGGAGAGCGTCTACCTGATGAAGGCTCGATAGAGAGGAGCGACATGATGTCCGATACCGCCATCGCACGACTGGTGCACGGCTCGACACTGGGCAATCTGTTGATCGAAGCGAACCAGGTCGGCGTCACCCTGGTTGCGTTCACCGATGAGTTGCCGACCGAATCAACCGGCGAGAATTCCACGGCGCGTGAGCATCTGGAGACCGCCGCAGACCAAATCGACGAATACCTCACCGGCGAACGCCGGCAGTTCACAGTGCCGATGGATCTGACGGATATGAGCGCGTTCGATCGAGAGGTTCTGCATATGCTCGAGGCGACCACGGGATACGGCCGGACAACCACCTACGGTGCCCTGACCCGGCAACTCGGCCGCACCCCCGCCGACGCCCGCAAGATCGGCGCCGCGCTGGCACGCAACCGCCTGCTGCTCCTGCTCCCGTGCCACCGCGTGCTCGGGGCCGATGGATCCCTGACCGGGTATGCGGGTGGGCTGCCCGCCAAACGAGCCCTGATCGACCTCGAATCGGCCGACCTCGTGCTGCCGCTGGGCGGATAAGGGCGCGATCGGGAATATCGGCGGCGACTCTGTGCTTGCATGAGGTCATGACGAGCGCTGAGTTGTTGGCCGATGCCTTCGGACGGGTGCGGGAGAATGTGCGCGGCGCGGTCGAGGGACTCGGACAGGACGAGCTGGCGGCGCTGATCGATCCGGACGCCAACTCCATCGCCTGGCTGATCTGGCATCTGACACGGGTGCAGGACGACCACGTCGCGGACGTGGCGGGGCTGGAACAGGTGTGGACGGCGGCGGGCTGGGCCAAACGGTTCGACCTGCCGTTCGCCGATGAGGCGACCGGCTATGGGCACCGCGCCGGGGAGGTCGCCGAACTCGGCGGTATCTCCGCCGAGCTGCTGTTGGGCTACTACGACGCCGTGCACACGCAGACGATCGACTACGTAACCGGACTCACCGATGCCGACCTGCCCCGCATCGTCGACATCCGCTGGGATCCGCCGGTCACCCTGGGTGTGCGGCTGATCAGCGTTGTGGACGACGATATCCAGCACGCAGGCCAGGCCGCCTTCATTCGCGGAGTTCTGCTGCGCCGCAGGTAGTTTCAGTGCTCCGGCACATCACCGAACAGTAGGTCCGCGGCGCGCACGACCACCTCGAGCCGGGTGCGCTCGTTGTGGTCGGCGGCGAGGAAGTGTTTGCCGACCGCCAAACAGAATGCGAGCAACGCGCGGGCCTCGATTTCGTCCGGATCCGAGCAGATCTTGCCGAACAGCTCGCGCGCGTACTCCATCCGGTGGTTGTCCACCCGACGTAGCCGTTCGGCGACCGCCGGATCGCGGCGGGCCCAGTCGCGCACGGCGAGGTCGATGGGCAGGCGCTCGTCGGAGAAGGTGAGCAGGCCCGCGCGCCGGATCTTGGTCCGTGGGTCGCCGCCCTCGCTCTCTACCTGCGCACGAACCTCATCGGTGCTCTCGCGCTCCCACGTATCGAGCATTTCCGCCAGCAATGCGTTGCGGTCGGCGAAGTGCCCATAGAAGCCCCCCTTGGTGACACCGAGCGCCTGCGCGAGGCTCTCGATGCGGACAGCATCGGGACCGCCGGTCGACAGCGCCAGCAGACCCTGCTCGATCCAGCTGCTTCGTGGGGTGCGAGTGACGGCAACCATACCTTCAGTATCGCGGACGGTGTTGACACCGGCGCAGCGCTGGCTACGATCGAAGTATACGGCACCGTATATTTGAAAGCCGTTGGTACATCCGCGAATTGCGAGGGCAACGCTGTCCTCACCAACGAGAGGGGACCGTCATGACGGTCGGATTCGTCGCATTCCACTACCCACGACCCGAGGATTTCGACGACTTCGTCGCCCGGGTCCACAAGGTCGGCGCGGTGCTGCGATCGGTGCCCGGATGCCTGTCCGCGGACTGCTGGGTTACCACCGACGGTGATGATGATGCGGTCGTCTCCACCGGACAGTGGGAATCCGACGAGGCATTCGCGGCGTCCTTCGCGGCCGTCGCGGCGGCTGATGTGGACGTCGCCTTCGACGAGCGCGAACACCGGCCGCGCCAGATCTTCGAGCTCGCGTCCCGGTGACGGCCTCGGATATGGATGGGGCAATGCGACTACTGAATTCCGCGCACACGTCTCGGCCATGGCGGATCCATGACATAGCGCCCGATTTCCGGGTCGAGGATGTCTGGGCATTGCCGACGCCGGGCGGTCCGGACGACTTTCCGCGGCTGGTTCGGCAGGTGACCTCGGGTAACAACTCGAGTGAATTCTCCGTCGTCTACCGACTGCTGTTCGCGATCCGCTGGAAGCTCGGTGCGCTCCTCGGCTGGGATAAGGCCGATGCGGGTATCGAGGCGCGCGTACCGTCGCTGCGTGACCGGTTGCCCGCTGATCTCCGCGATGTGCGTGGACCAGCGTTCGAGGGTGCGCCGTTCCGTTCGGTCTACCTGACCGACACCGAATGGGCCGCCGAGATCGCCAACCGAACCATGCACGGCCTAATGCATATCGGATGGGTCCGCGACGAAATCGGCGGCTACCGCGGACAGATGGCCGTGCTGGTCAAACCGAACGGCGCACTCGGCAAGCTCTATATGGCCGGAATCCTGCCGTTCCGCCATCTGCTGGTATATCCGGCGCTGATGCGCGGTATCGAACGCGGGTGGCGAGCTTCGGGCGATCCGGTTGCGGGATAACCGGATTCGCCCCGGAGTAATAACCTGTCAGCTGCCTTGGGGGAGCAGTGGGACGACGGATTCGGCGATCTCGGTGACGTTATCGCAAGGGGAGAGTTTGCGGGGATGTAGGCCGCGGGGGTCGTCTACGAGGATGTAGAGGGAGCCGGATTTCATATCGATATTGACGGTGCAACCGCCGGGGACGTCGGGGCGGGCCTCGTAGCGCAGGGCCTTGCGGCCGTCGATGGTGAGTTCGGTTGCGGCGGGGAACTTTTCGCGTACCTGGGCGAGGGTTCCGTTGGTCGTCTGGACGCCGAAGGTGTAACGCGCCTGTGCCAGGTAGGCACAACCTTTCCAGGTGAACGCACCGGTGGTGGTTTGCTTGTGCTCTGGAGCTCGGGCATCCCATTGATGCTGAGCCAGAAATTGCGGCGTCAACGCGGTGCAGGGATCGAACGCGGTCGCGGCCGCGCTGGTCGATCCGGCCGCTGAGGACGAGGCGGCCGGGGTGGTGCTCTCGGGGGTCGCTGAACCCTTGTCGCTGGTGCATGCGGTGACAAGTGCCAGCACTGCTACCGGCACCGCCGCACCGGCCAACCGCCGATGACGTGGCGATCGCTCGCTCATACGCGGATCTCGCGCAGCTGACGAGCGAACTCGGCGTCGGTCTGCTCGTAGGCGTCGCGGATGGTTTTGAACAGGTTCTGGATCTCGGTGGCGACCGTTATATAGTCACCGACGGTGTCATAGGCGTTGTTCGGGCCGCCGAAGGCCTTCTCCCGGAACAACTTCACCAGCTCGATGGCGGAAGTGAGTCGGGGATTGTTCTCGCCGAGTCCCCAGGACTCTTTCTCGCCGAGCGACCGGGCATCGTATTGCGCGACCGTAAGCTCGTCGATCAAGTTCTGGCAGGCCGCGTCGATATCCAGAAACGCCTGCGGTTCCATCCGCACCTTCAGCGCCCCGGTCTTCGCATCCTCGATATACCCGCCGAACGGGCTGTCAACAGCCATAGCGGCCCCTTCCACTAGTCCCGTCTGATCATAGAGACGCACGCGCCGACGAAACGGTTCCATCGAAACACAGATCCGCGAAACCGGGCGTTTTCGCCGACTCCGGCTGCACGGTCCTCGACCAAACCGCAACGGATAGGCTGGAGGGTGAAGTCGGTGCGAATCGCGCCGTCGAATATCGGAGGACGAGATCGATGAGGATCGCTGGCGAGCACGTCGATGTGCTCATTGTCGGTGCCGGACTGTCCGGCATAGGCGCGGCGTATCACCTGCGGCGAGCCTTCCCGGAGAAGAGCTACACGATTCTGGAGAGCCGCGACGCGATCGGCGGCACCTGGGATCTGTTCCGCTATCCGGGAATTCGCTCCGATTCCGATATGTACACCCTCGGCTACCGCTTCCGTCCGTGGCTGGGGGAGTATTCGATCGCCGACGGCGCGGACATCCTCGACTATGTGCGTGCCACGGCCGCCGAGAGCGGGATCGACCGCCATATCCGCTTCCATCATCGGGTCGTCGGCGCCGAATGGTCATC
Protein-coding sequences here:
- the recD gene encoding exodeoxyribonuclease V subunit alpha, whose product is MTSIQLAQRGTGLLRIFNEAGVLSAADVHVALRLGRMGRETSEEVLFAAALAVRAVRSGSVCLELQRMREIGVDADETWDAGAGIDPATLPWPDIDSVVAALRVSPLVCGGPAGPLQPLRLVAGPLLYLDRYYQQEQTIRRVLTERSGHHPKVDPAIVRRELDRLFDAPVGAAPDRQRIAAALAATHWTTVVAGGPGTGKTHTIARILALLDAHQQAHPKLPALRIAMAAPTGKAAARLQEAVREQAESLALPELTAATLHRLLGWQRGRATRFRYHEFNRLPYDVIVVDETSMVSLTMMSSLLAALRPDTRLVLVGDPDQLASVDAGAVLADLVAGPVVGEPNPVLEQVLGAESIAVDGNPEALTDLERIRLRGGIVRLTRGRRFGGKIAELAVAVRAGDVETALALLRAGGEELSLCTPEDTPAVRADVVRAAREVTAAALDGDAAAALTALESHRLLCAHRQGPFGVERWDRMAGEWAAAGGAGPDSHQAPWYPGQPLLVTANDHEARIYNGDTGVIVRMPDGSLRAALQRGSEPYLVHPTQFPAVVTVFAMTIHRSQGSQYDTVSVVLPEPESTLLTRELLYTAITRARRHVRIIGTDDSIRAAIDRRVLRASGLSRTPEPQ
- a CDS encoding mycothiol transferase; this translates as MTSAELLADAFGRVRENVRGAVEGLGQDELAALIDPDANSIAWLIWHLTRVQDDHVADVAGLEQVWTAAGWAKRFDLPFADEATGYGHRAGEVAELGGISAELLLGYYDAVHTQTIDYVTGLTDADLPRIVDIRWDPPVTLGVRLISVVDDDIQHAGQAAFIRGVLLRRR
- a CDS encoding sigma-70 family RNA polymerase sigma factor, with protein sequence MRLPPFEEVVAEYGPMVLRVCRAVLGPTDAADAWSETFLSALRAYPDLDPKTNIEAWLVTIAHRRAIDVGRALTRAPVPAETLPERTARDADPADYDPDLWDALASLPTKQRQAVAYHYLAGLPHAEIAQLLGNSTDAARRAAADGLKTLRKLYPKDRT
- a CDS encoding TetR/AcrR family transcriptional regulator — encoded protein: MVAVTRTPRSSWIEQGLLALSTGGPDAVRIESLAQALGVTKGGFYGHFADRNALLAEMLDTWERESTDEVRAQVESEGGDPRTKIRRAGLLTFSDERLPIDLAVRDWARRDPAVAERLRRVDNHRMEYARELFGKICSDPDEIEARALLAFCLAVGKHFLAADHNERTRLEVVVRAADLLFGDVPEH
- a CDS encoding methylated-DNA--[protein]-cysteine S-methyltransferase, with protein sequence MATIDRDPDGLFDGLNPNSAEILSRLRRRLAADAQAAGLLDVAYRTLDTPVGTLLLAATPVGLVRVAYPNENHDTVLATLAERISPRVLAAPARLDTAAREIDEYFTGARTQFDLPLDLRLTVGFRRQVIEHLSDIGYGHRESYADVAAAVGNPRAVRAVGSACAHNPLPLVIPCHRVVRSDGSIGQYVGGVTAKTTLLTLEAA
- a CDS encoding 2OG-Fe(II) oxygenase is translated as MKTLAALEERVEAQQWHDLIEEIDAYGCAQTGPLLSPDECAEFAAMWADLDRFRSTIDMARYRFGQGTYRYFADPVPTPIMRLRRAFYRKLLPIARTWADRLGDPTPWPDDFDDWLAACHAAGQAKPTPILLRYTEGDWNALHRDLYGELVFPLQVVIGLDRPGIDHTGGEFLLVEQRPRAQSKPTVTILEQGHALVFTTRDRPTPSSRGWSRAPIRHGVSRIRSGHRHTLGLVLHDAV
- a CDS encoding DUF2867 domain-containing protein, with amino-acid sequence MRLLNSAHTSRPWRIHDIAPDFRVEDVWALPTPGGPDDFPRLVRQVTSGNNSSEFSVVYRLLFAIRWKLGALLGWDKADAGIEARVPSLRDRLPADLRDVRGPAFEGAPFRSVYLTDTEWAAEIANRTMHGLMHIGWVRDEIGGYRGQMAVLVKPNGALGKLYMAGILPFRHLLVYPALMRGIERGWRASGDPVAG
- a CDS encoding DUF3558 domain-containing protein; protein product: MSERSPRHRRLAGAAVPVAVLALVTACTSDKGSATPESTTPAASSSAAGSTSAAATAFDPCTALTPQFLAQHQWDARAPEHKQTTTGAFTWKGCAYLAQARYTFGVQTTNGTLAQVREKFPAATELTIDGRKALRYEARPDVPGGCTVNIDMKSGSLYILVDDPRGLHPRKLSPCDNVTEIAESVVPLLPQGS
- a CDS encoding methylated-DNA--[protein]-cysteine S-methyltransferase, translating into MSDTAIARLVHGSTLGNLLIEANQVGVTLVAFTDELPTESTGENSTAREHLETAADQIDEYLTGERRQFTVPMDLTDMSAFDREVLHMLEATTGYGRTTTYGALTRQLGRTPADARKIGAALARNRLLLLLPCHRVLGADGSLTGYAGGLPAKRALIDLESADLVLPLGG
- a CDS encoding Ada metal-binding domain-containing protein, whose product is MYTLTGADGRPYPSPTPGRYGGHRRGKLYGRLDCPSAVRALARGHYRAHRVFFADEQTAIAAGYRPCAICLPAAYAAWKARSGR
- a CDS encoding antibiotic biosynthesis monooxygenase is translated as MTVGFVAFHYPRPEDFDDFVARVHKVGAVLRSVPGCLSADCWVTTDGDDDAVVSTGQWESDEAFAASFAAVAAADVDVAFDEREHRPRQIFELASR